From Amphiura filiformis chromosome 20, Afil_fr2py, whole genome shotgun sequence, a single genomic window includes:
- the LOC140142912 gene encoding collagen triple helix repeat-containing protein 1-like, with protein sequence MADTRILSQTMKSYIACVLLILCFIMYVNAECVGQKGTRGPTGAKGVTGDEALDWYRAPRKNWRQCTWTSSDGRDSGTIASCQIYKESSSTALYAAYSGNTRLHNCHGCCGRWYLTFNNAECSNPQVIDGTVYMANYNSADLYRHRVVQGHCYGLSAGWITVSLVVGACSGYGTYDLNTGWNSASRLIVVEETAPMY encoded by the exons ATGGCGGACACTAGAATTTTGTCTCAGACGATGAAGAGTTATATTGCCTGTGTTCTACTAATTCTGTGTTTCATAATGTATGTTAATGCTGAG TGTGTTGGCCAAAAGGGCACCAGAGGTCCTACTGGTGCAAAGGGCGTAACAGGTGATGAGGCTCTGGACTGGTACCGTGCACCAAGAAAAAACTGGAGACAATGTACATGGACAAGTAGCGATGGCAGAGACAGCGGAACCATAGCT TCATGTCAGATATACAAGGAGAGTTCCAGCACAGCGTTGTATGCTGCGTACAGCGGAAACACCCGTCTTCATAATTGTCATGGATGTTGTGGTCGATGGTATTTAACATTTAACAATGCTGAGTGCAGCAATCCACAAGTTATTGATGGAACTGTTTACATGGCTAACTACAATAGTGCAGACTTATACCGACATCGAGTGGTACAag GTCATTGTTATGGGTTGTCAGCTGGCTGGATTACTGTTTCTCTTGTGGTGGGAGCATGCTCTGGATATGGAACTTATGACTTAAACACAGGATGGAATAGTGCATCAAGACTTATTGTTGTTGAAGAGACAGCACCGATGTACTAA
- the LOC140142400 gene encoding collagen triple helix repeat-containing protein 1-like encodes MAKPGITVAFLYYVLALVSDEVAAWGATCTSGLPGPHGPIGLPGPEGSSGAGELLEYTNWKQCTWNSANGDDYATIHTCSFTKQHEDSALYVVYSANMRLYGCSGCCKRWYFTFNNDECSPIPIDGVVYMENTNHMNGLKSRVFQGYCHNVAAGSVDVRVHVGDCHGYGNYDAYTGWNSVSRIIIKEVPKSPY; translated from the exons ATGGCGAAACCAGGAATAACAGTGGCCTTCTTGTACTATGTACTTGCTCTTGTTTCGGATGAAGTGGCAGCATGGGGAGCG ACATGTACGTCCGGTTTACCTGGTCCTCATGGCCCTATTGGTCTGCCTGGTCCAGAGGGATCTTCTGGTGCTGGCGAACTGTTAGAATACACCAACTGGAAACAATGCACTTGGAATTCTGCTAATGGCGATGATTATGCCACTATTCAC ACTTGCAGCTTTACCAAACAACATGAAGACAGCGCTCTCTACGTTGTATATAGCGCCAACATGAGGCTTTACGGATGCAGTGGGTGTTGCAAACGATGGTACTTCACCTTCAACAACGATGAGTGTTCACCCATCCCAATAGATGGGGTAGTTTACATGGAAAATACTAATCATATGAACGGCCTCAAGAGTCGAGTCTTTCAAG GATATTGTCACAATGTTGCGGCTGGATCCGTGGATGTAAGAGTTCATGTAGGTGATTGCCATGGGTACGGAAATTACGATGCGTACACGGGATGGAACAGCGTCTCCAGAATCATTATCAAAGAAGTGCCAAAATCACCCTATTAa